CCCGAGGGCGATCCCGGCGCGCACACCATCCGGGTTCGCGTCCGCGCGGTGGACGACGGCGTCAGCCTGGAGGTCTCGGACACCGGCTGCGGAATCCCCAAGGAGACCCTGGAGCGGCTCTTCACGCCCTTCTTCACCACCAAGCCCGCCGGCGTGGGCAACGGCCTGGGGCTGGTGAGCTGCAAGGAGTACGTCCAGGACGCCGGCGGCCGCATCGAGGTGGAGAGCGAGCCGGGCCGGGGCACCACCTTTCGGGTGGTCCTTCCCATCTTCGACGGCGCTGCGCCACTGCTCGGGCCCCGGCTCGTGCCGGCCTGAGCGCGTGGTCCGACCGGCATCACCGCCCAGGCCGATGCCAAGTTCGCGACAATCTGGTGCCGGCAATGGTTTCACTTCGTCACCAGGAAATCTAGGATGACGACCACTCCCATGATCGACACCTACGCGCTTGGAGTCGAACGCCTGGTCGGCGTGATCCAGGAACTGTCGCGGGCACGGACGCTCGAGGACGTACAGGTCATCGTGCGGCGGGGGGCGCGGGCGCTCACCGGGGCCGACGGCGCCACCTTCGTGCTCCGCGACGGCGAGCAGTGCTTCTACGCCGACGAGGACGCCATCGCCCCGCTGTGGAAGGGCCTGCGCTTTCCCATGTCGAGCTGCATCAGCGGCTGGGCGATGTTGAACCGGCAGTCCGCGGTGATCGAAGACATCTACGCCGACGCGCGCGTTCCGACCGAAGCGTACCGGCCCACGTTCGTGAAGAGCCTGGCCATGGTCCCCATTCGCGCCCAGGAGCCCATCGGCGCCATCGGGAACTACTGGGCCACGCACCGCAAGCCCACGGAGCAGGAGGTGAAGCTCCTTCAGGCGCTCGCGGACAGCACCTCCACGGCGCTGGAGAACGTGAAGCTCTACCAGGAGCTCGAGCAACGGCTCGGGGAGCGCACCGCGGCGCTCGAGGCCGCGAGGCAGGCCGAGGCCGCTGCCCGGCATGAGCTGGGCGAGCGCCGCCGAACCCAGGAGGCGCTGCGGCGGTCCGAGGAGCAGCTCCGCCAATCGCAGAAGATGGAGGCGGTGGGCAAGCTGGCCGGGGGCATCGCCCACGACTTCAACAACGCGCTCACGGTGGTGCTCAGCTACAGCACCATGGCCGTTCGAGAGCTGAAGGCCAGCGACCCGCTCCGGGAGGATCTGGAGGAGATCCGCAAGGCGGGTGAGCGCGCCGCGGCGCTGACCCGGCAGCTCCTGGCCTTCAGCCGCCAGCAGGTGCTGGCCCCGCAGGTCCTCGACGTGAATGACGTCGTGCGCAGCATGGAGAAGATGCTGCGCCGGCT
This genomic interval from Deltaproteobacteria bacterium contains the following:
- a CDS encoding response regulator, whose amino-acid sequence is MTTTPMIDTYALGVERLVGVIQELSRARTLEDVQVIVRRGARALTGADGATFVLRDGEQCFYADEDAIAPLWKGLRFPMSSCISGWAMLNRQSAVIEDIYADARVPTEAYRPTFVKSLAMVPIRAQEPIGAIGNYWATHRKPTEQEVKLLQALADSTSTALENVKLYQELEQRLGERTAALEAARQAEAAARHELGERRRTQEALRRSEEQLRQSQKMEAVGKLAGGIAHDFNNALTVVLSYSTMAVRELKASDPLREDLEEIRKAGERAAALTRQLLAFSRQQVLAPQVLDVNDVVRSMEKMLRRLIGEDIDLKVKVSTNLYSVLADPGQLEQVIMNLVVNARDAMPQGGGLIIETENVRLDVGYASTHFEVSPGEYVMLAVSDTGMGMDAQTQARIFEPFFTTKGPGKGTGLGLSTVYGIVKQSKGHIWVYSEPGKGTTFKIYVPRHGDVAQPVAAEPPEVTNLTGNETILLVEDDEQVRLVARGILRKSGYNVLEARNAGEALLICERHPQRIHLLLTDVVMPQVNGVELAKRLGAVRPDMKVICMSGYTGEAVLQHGIIDSGLAYIQKPLTPASLLTKLRQVLDRDEPRSGAGAG